In the genome of Podarcis raffonei isolate rPodRaf1 chromosome 17, rPodRaf1.pri, whole genome shotgun sequence, one region contains:
- the IMP4 gene encoding U3 small nucleolar ribonucleoprotein protein IMP4 isoform X2 — MLRREARQQREYLYRKAQEEKLRAIQEKKEKIKKALDENCLIPTELRREALGLQKALEFDDGGGEGVKSHMDDEYRWAGVEDPRIMVTTSRDPSSRLKMFAKEVKLVFPGAQRMNRGRHEVGALVRACKANGVTDLLVVHEHRGVPDGLIISHLPFGPTAFFTLCNVVMRHDIPDIGTMSEAHPHLIFHNFTSRLGQRLTSILKYLFPVPKDDSKRVITFANQEDYISFRHHVYKKTDHRNVELTEVGPRFEMKLYMIKLGTLEQESTADVEWRWHPYTRTAKKRKFLSVE; from the exons ATG TTGCGCCGGGAAGCACGCCAGCAGCGAGAATATCTTTACCGCAAAGCCCAGGAGGAAAAGCTTCGGGCGATccaggagaagaaggaaaaaattaaaaaagcactAGATG AGAACTGCCTCATCCCCACGGAATTGCGGAGGGAGGCTCTGGGGCTCCAGAAGGCTCTCGAAtttgatgatgggggtggagaag GTGTGAAAAGCCACATGGACGACGAGTACCgctgggcgggtgtggaggatccTCGCATCATGGTCACTACCTCCCGCGACCCCAGCTCCCGCCTCAAGATGTTTGCCAAA GAAGTCAAGCTGGTTTTCCCTGGGGCCCAGCGTATGAACCGAGGCCGACATGAAGTGGGGGCCCTTGTCCGCGCCTGCAAAGCGAACGGGGTCACCGACCTGCTGGTGGTGCATGAGCACAGAGGGGTCCCAG ATGGCCTCATAATCAGCCACTTGCCATTTGGCCCCACTGCCTTCTTCACGCTCTGCAATGTGGTCATGCGCCACGACATCCCAGACATTGGCACCATGTCAGAGGCACATCCACACCTCATCTTTCACAACTTCACTTCCCGTCTTGGGCAGCGG CTCACCAGCATTCTCAAGTACCTGTTTCCAGTGCCCAAAGATGATAGCAAACGGGTCATCACCTTTGCCAACCAAGAAGACTACATCTCCTTCCG GCACCACGTCTACAAGAAGACCGACCACCGGAACGTAGAGCTTACAGAGGTTGGGCCAAGGTTTGAGATGAAAC TATATATGATCAAACTGGGAACCTTGGAGCAGGAGAGCACAGCAGATGTGGAGTGGCGCTGGCACCCATACACTCGCACAGCTAAGAAGCGGAAATTCCTCAGCGTGGAGTAG
- the IMP4 gene encoding U3 small nucleolar ribonucleoprotein protein IMP4 isoform X1, with product MTSKEKLANAKSSLRVEQSDCLMGALVFFHLQLRREARQQREYLYRKAQEEKLRAIQEKKEKIKKALDENCLIPTELRREALGLQKALEFDDGGGEGVKSHMDDEYRWAGVEDPRIMVTTSRDPSSRLKMFAKEVKLVFPGAQRMNRGRHEVGALVRACKANGVTDLLVVHEHRGVPDGLIISHLPFGPTAFFTLCNVVMRHDIPDIGTMSEAHPHLIFHNFTSRLGQRLTSILKYLFPVPKDDSKRVITFANQEDYISFRHHVYKKTDHRNVELTEVGPRFEMKLYMIKLGTLEQESTADVEWRWHPYTRTAKKRKFLSVE from the exons ATGACTAGCAAGGAGAAGCTTGCGAATGCGAAGAGCTCCTTGAGAGTGGAACAGTCTGACTGCCTTATGGGGGCGTTGGTTTTCTTTCATTTGCAG TTGCGCCGGGAAGCACGCCAGCAGCGAGAATATCTTTACCGCAAAGCCCAGGAGGAAAAGCTTCGGGCGATccaggagaagaaggaaaaaattaaaaaagcactAGATG AGAACTGCCTCATCCCCACGGAATTGCGGAGGGAGGCTCTGGGGCTCCAGAAGGCTCTCGAAtttgatgatgggggtggagaag GTGTGAAAAGCCACATGGACGACGAGTACCgctgggcgggtgtggaggatccTCGCATCATGGTCACTACCTCCCGCGACCCCAGCTCCCGCCTCAAGATGTTTGCCAAA GAAGTCAAGCTGGTTTTCCCTGGGGCCCAGCGTATGAACCGAGGCCGACATGAAGTGGGGGCCCTTGTCCGCGCCTGCAAAGCGAACGGGGTCACCGACCTGCTGGTGGTGCATGAGCACAGAGGGGTCCCAG ATGGCCTCATAATCAGCCACTTGCCATTTGGCCCCACTGCCTTCTTCACGCTCTGCAATGTGGTCATGCGCCACGACATCCCAGACATTGGCACCATGTCAGAGGCACATCCACACCTCATCTTTCACAACTTCACTTCCCGTCTTGGGCAGCGG CTCACCAGCATTCTCAAGTACCTGTTTCCAGTGCCCAAAGATGATAGCAAACGGGTCATCACCTTTGCCAACCAAGAAGACTACATCTCCTTCCG GCACCACGTCTACAAGAAGACCGACCACCGGAACGTAGAGCTTACAGAGGTTGGGCCAAGGTTTGAGATGAAAC TATATATGATCAAACTGGGAACCTTGGAGCAGGAGAGCACAGCAGATGTGGAGTGGCGCTGGCACCCATACACTCGCACAGCTAAGAAGCGGAAATTCCTCAGCGTGGAGTAG
- the CCDC115 gene encoding coiled-coil domain-containing protein 115 — protein sequence MAPAQNAGPAEVCEELDQVILHLFDTLEMLQTKRKAFNNLIEQGWFSLSKSRYAMGNKSVSPLQYGHQMTPMVQVKTRKKDNGQMGFHVVSEDVKAAKPTASDAVEEIGPSEQVLRWRKGPGKAQAPAQPPKASHKAAEGSGHQNPLTWFGILVPQSLRQAQRTFQEGIQLAAEIASLQSDIETTQRHYHALLGEKHKLVAREKQRCP from the exons ATGGCTCCAGCACAGAATGCAGGACCAGCTGAAGTATGTGAGGAGTTGGACCAGGTCATCCTCCACCTTTTTGATACTCTGGAGATGCTCCAGACCAAGAGGAAAGCTTTTAACAACTTGATAGAGCAG GGTTGGTTCTCGCTCTCCAAGTCCCGCTATGCCATGGGTAACAAATCTGTCTCTCCCCTTCAGTATGGACATCAGATGACTCCAATGGTTCAGGTGAAAACTAG AAAGAAAGACAATGGTCAGATGGGGTTTCATGTGGTGTCAGAGGATGTGAAGGCTGCCAAACCAACAGCTTCAGATGCTGTGGAGGAAATTGGCCCTAGTGAGCAAG TTCTACGATGGCGAAAAGGTCCAGGGAAAGCACAGGCTCCAGCCCAGCCCCCAAAAGCCTCCCACAAGGCTGCCGAGGGATCAGGGCATCAAAATCCCCTGACATGGTTTGGAATCCTTGTGCCCCAAAGCCTCCGACAAGCCCAAAGGACTTTCCAAGAAG GAATTCAACTGGCTGCAGAAATCGCCTCGTTACAGAGTGACATTGAGACCACACAGAGACATTACCATGCATTGCTGGGGGAAAAGCACAAACTTGTAGCAAGGGAAAAGCAACGCTGCCCTTGA
- the IMP4 gene encoding U3 small nucleolar ribonucleoprotein protein IMP4 isoform X4: MTSKEKLANAKSSLRVEQSDCLMGALVFFHLQLRREARQQREYLYRKAQEEKLRAIQEKKEKIKKALDENCLIPTELRREALGLQKALEFDDGGGEGVKSHMDDEYRWAGVEDPRIMVTTSRDPSSRLKMFAKEVKLVFPGAQRMNRGRHEVGALVRACKANGVTDLLVVHEHRGVPDGLIISHLPFGPTAFFTLCNVVMRHDIPDIGTMSEAHPHLIFHNFTSRLGQRLTSILKYLFPVPKDDSKRVITFANQEDYISFRHHVYKKTDHRNVELTEVGPRFEMKRDELKT, encoded by the exons ATGACTAGCAAGGAGAAGCTTGCGAATGCGAAGAGCTCCTTGAGAGTGGAACAGTCTGACTGCCTTATGGGGGCGTTGGTTTTCTTTCATTTGCAG TTGCGCCGGGAAGCACGCCAGCAGCGAGAATATCTTTACCGCAAAGCCCAGGAGGAAAAGCTTCGGGCGATccaggagaagaaggaaaaaattaaaaaagcactAGATG AGAACTGCCTCATCCCCACGGAATTGCGGAGGGAGGCTCTGGGGCTCCAGAAGGCTCTCGAAtttgatgatgggggtggagaag GTGTGAAAAGCCACATGGACGACGAGTACCgctgggcgggtgtggaggatccTCGCATCATGGTCACTACCTCCCGCGACCCCAGCTCCCGCCTCAAGATGTTTGCCAAA GAAGTCAAGCTGGTTTTCCCTGGGGCCCAGCGTATGAACCGAGGCCGACATGAAGTGGGGGCCCTTGTCCGCGCCTGCAAAGCGAACGGGGTCACCGACCTGCTGGTGGTGCATGAGCACAGAGGGGTCCCAG ATGGCCTCATAATCAGCCACTTGCCATTTGGCCCCACTGCCTTCTTCACGCTCTGCAATGTGGTCATGCGCCACGACATCCCAGACATTGGCACCATGTCAGAGGCACATCCACACCTCATCTTTCACAACTTCACTTCCCGTCTTGGGCAGCGG CTCACCAGCATTCTCAAGTACCTGTTTCCAGTGCCCAAAGATGATAGCAAACGGGTCATCACCTTTGCCAACCAAGAAGACTACATCTCCTTCCG GCACCACGTCTACAAGAAGACCGACCACCGGAACGTAGAGCTTACAGAGGTTGGGCCAAGGTTTGAGATGAAAC GTGATGAACTAAAAACCTAG